One part of the Microtus ochrogaster isolate Prairie Vole_2 chromosome 16, MicOch1.0, whole genome shotgun sequence genome encodes these proteins:
- the LOC101995747 gene encoding cathepsin Q-like isoform X1, with translation MTPTIFLVILCLGVGSRVSALDPSLDVEWEEWKILYEKSYSLEEEALRRTIWEKNMKMIKLHNGENGLGKNGYTMKMNAFGDMTDEEFKKMVVAFPKQTHKRGKGIWKRALSGLPKFVDWRKEGYVTPVRQQGHCGSCWAVAAAGAIEGQMYKKTGKLIPLSVQNLVDCSKPHGNNGCESGQIYAAFRYVLHNGGVEAEATYPYKGREGPCRYNPQNVAAKIREYVTLPEDEDILMDAVATQGPIAAEMHVYKSFSFYSGGIYYEPNCSSIDTNHGILVVGYGIEGNEMDKYWTIKNSWGKSWGMDGYMKISKDRNNHCGIASYAHYPLV, from the exons ATGACTCCTACTATCTTCCTGGTCATCCTGTGCTTAGGAGTTGGGTCACGTGTTTCGGCACTTGATCCCAGTTTGGATGTTGAATGGGAAGAGTGGAAGATACTCTATGAAAAATCATACAGCCTG GAGGAAGAAGCACTGAGGAGAACAATATgggaaaagaacatgaaaatgaTTAAACTTCACAATGGGGAGAATGGCCTGGGGAAGAATGGCTACACCATGAAAATGAACGCCTTTGGTGACATG ACCGATGAAGAATTCAAGAAAATGGTGGTTGCTTTcccaaagcaaacacacaagAGGGGAAAAGGCATCTGGAAACGAGCTCTTAGCGGTTTACCCAAATTTGTGGATTGGCGAAAAGAaggatatgtgacccctgtgcgGCAGCAG GGCCATTGTGGTTCTTGTTGGGCTGTTGCTGCAGCTGGTGCCATAGAAGGACAAATGTACAAAAAGACAGGCAAACTCATTCCTCTGAGTGTGCAGAACCTAGTGGACTGTTCTAAACCTCATGGCAACAATGGCTGTGAATCGGGTCAAATATACGCTGCTTTTCGGTATGTTTTGCACAATGGAGGTGTGGAGGCTGAGGCGACCTACCCATATAAAGGAAGA GAAGGACCATGCAGATACAATCCTCAGAATGTAGCTGCTAAAATCAGAGAATATGTGACCCTCCCAGAAGATGAGGATATCCTAATGGATGCTGTAGCAACTCAAGGGCCCATTGCTGCTGAAATGCATGTGTATAAGTCTTTTTCATTCTACAGTGGAG GCATTTATTATGAGCCCAACTGCAGCAGTATTGATACCAATCATGGAATTCTGGTGGTTGGCTATGGAATTGAGGGAAATGAAATGGATAAGTACTGGACGATCAAGAACAG TTGGGGAAAAAGCTGGGGCATGGACGGCTACATGAAAATTTCCAAGGACAGGAACAACCACTGTGGAATTGCTTCATATGCCCACTACCCTCTTGTGTGA
- the LOC101995747 gene encoding cathepsin Q-like isoform X2, producing the protein MTPTIFLVILCLGVGSRVSALDPSLDVEWEEWKILYEKSYSLEEALRRTIWEKNMKMIKLHNGENGLGKNGYTMKMNAFGDMTDEEFKKMVVAFPKQTHKRGKGIWKRALSGLPKFVDWRKEGYVTPVRQQGHCGSCWAVAAAGAIEGQMYKKTGKLIPLSVQNLVDCSKPHGNNGCESGQIYAAFRYVLHNGGVEAEATYPYKGREGPCRYNPQNVAAKIREYVTLPEDEDILMDAVATQGPIAAEMHVYKSFSFYSGGIYYEPNCSSIDTNHGILVVGYGIEGNEMDKYWTIKNSWGKSWGMDGYMKISKDRNNHCGIASYAHYPLV; encoded by the exons ATGACTCCTACTATCTTCCTGGTCATCCTGTGCTTAGGAGTTGGGTCACGTGTTTCGGCACTTGATCCCAGTTTGGATGTTGAATGGGAAGAGTGGAAGATACTCTATGAAAAATCATACAGCCTG GAAGAAGCACTGAGGAGAACAATATgggaaaagaacatgaaaatgaTTAAACTTCACAATGGGGAGAATGGCCTGGGGAAGAATGGCTACACCATGAAAATGAACGCCTTTGGTGACATG ACCGATGAAGAATTCAAGAAAATGGTGGTTGCTTTcccaaagcaaacacacaagAGGGGAAAAGGCATCTGGAAACGAGCTCTTAGCGGTTTACCCAAATTTGTGGATTGGCGAAAAGAaggatatgtgacccctgtgcgGCAGCAG GGCCATTGTGGTTCTTGTTGGGCTGTTGCTGCAGCTGGTGCCATAGAAGGACAAATGTACAAAAAGACAGGCAAACTCATTCCTCTGAGTGTGCAGAACCTAGTGGACTGTTCTAAACCTCATGGCAACAATGGCTGTGAATCGGGTCAAATATACGCTGCTTTTCGGTATGTTTTGCACAATGGAGGTGTGGAGGCTGAGGCGACCTACCCATATAAAGGAAGA GAAGGACCATGCAGATACAATCCTCAGAATGTAGCTGCTAAAATCAGAGAATATGTGACCCTCCCAGAAGATGAGGATATCCTAATGGATGCTGTAGCAACTCAAGGGCCCATTGCTGCTGAAATGCATGTGTATAAGTCTTTTTCATTCTACAGTGGAG GCATTTATTATGAGCCCAACTGCAGCAGTATTGATACCAATCATGGAATTCTGGTGGTTGGCTATGGAATTGAGGGAAATGAAATGGATAAGTACTGGACGATCAAGAACAG TTGGGGAAAAAGCTGGGGCATGGACGGCTACATGAAAATTTCCAAGGACAGGAACAACCACTGTGGAATTGCTTCATATGCCCACTACCCTCTTGTGTGA